From the Ctenopharyngodon idella isolate HZGC_01 chromosome 3, HZGC01, whole genome shotgun sequence genome, one window contains:
- the LOC127508869 gene encoding gastrula zinc finger protein XlCGF8.2DB-like, with product MSVFALNLMTLKETSHELNEREEEKKHYDKHNDFMTGERATQAKKSSSQKRAQKTGTKSYFTCQQCGKSFKQHRLLKVHLRVHTRESPITCQQCGKSFTREDYLKVHMRIHTGEKPYTCQQCGKSFSQKGNLKDHMRIHTGEKPFTCQQCGQSFSQKGSLKVHMRIHTGEKPHTCQQCGKSFPVKGRLIVHMRIHTGESPFACQQCGQSYKEKGKLEIHMKIHTGEKPHTCQQCGKSFSRKGSLTAHMNIHTGEKPYTCDQCGKSFTHKLTLYNHMNIHTEEKPFICDKCGKSFRLKGNLKSHTRIHLKEKSFRSRHCGNSRGVKST from the coding sequence ATGTCTGTTTTTGCCCTAAACCTAATGACACTGAAAGAGACGAGTCATGAACTTAATGAAAGGgaagaagagaaaaaacatTATGATAAACATAATGATTTCATGACTGGGGAAAGAGCGACACAGGCTAAAAAGTCTTCCTCAcaaaaaagagctcaaaagacaggaactaaaagttatttcacctgccaacagtgtggaaagagttttaaacAACACAGATTACTTAAAGTCCACTTGAGAGTTCACACTAGAGAGAGCCCCATCacttgccaacagtgtggaaagagtttcacacgtgAAGActaccttaaagtccacatgaggattcatactggagaaaagccttacacctgccaacagtgtggaaagagtttcagtcaaaaaggaaaccttaaagaccacatgagaattcacactggagagaaacctttcacctgccaacaatgtggacagagtttcagtcaaaaaggaagtcttaaagtccacatgagaattcacactggagaaaagcctcacacctgccaacagtgtggaaagagtttcccTGTAAAAGGAAGACTtatagtccacatgagaattcacactggagagagcccATTcgcctgccaacagtgtggacagAGTtacaaagaaaaaggaaaacttGAAATCcacatgaaaattcacactggagaaaagcctcacacctgccaacagtgtggaaagagtttcagtagAAAAGGAAGTCTTACAGCCCACATGaatattcacactggagagaagccatacacatgtgatcagtgtggaaagagtttcacacataaATTGACCCTTTATAACCACATGAATATTCATACCGAAGAGAAGCCATTCATTTGTGATAAGTGTGGTAAGAGTTTCAGATTAAAAGGTAACCTTAAGAGCCACACAAGGATTCACTTGAAAGAGAAGTCTTTTAGAAGTCGTCACTGTGGAAatagcagaggtgtaaagagtacctaa